The proteins below are encoded in one region of Clostridium fermenticellae:
- the hypF gene encoding carbamoyltransferase HypF: protein MDEYKTILIRVYGIVQGVGFRPTVSRHADKNKVFGSVCNKGPYVEIFAQGNSKGLDGFLYDLKNNPPKRSEILKIDVKDAPSFKRFDKFEIIESEHEHGEIFVSPDIAICPECKKELFDKNDRRYLHPFINCTCCGPRLTILDLMPYDRVRTSMGEFSMCKKCEYEYTHSETRRYDAQPVCCNECGPEVYIIGRKEKGRDAITYTRRIIHNGGIVAIKGIGGFHLCCDAANEKAVERLRKLKNRPAKPFAVMMCDMETVKRECIVSKVQEEVLDGHQKPIILLGKNSSGTLSNGVAPGNPKIGVMLPYAPIQLLIFKYDDDIDVPDCLVMTSGNISGAPICRDDSDAVTELSGMCDAILSHNRMIRIRADDSVMDFFDDKPYMIRRSRGYAPLPCMVSNEFKGEVLAVGGELKNTFCIGKNDLFYPSSYVGDMGDLRTVKALKESINRMEILLETKPGIVACDMHPKYNTTLVAESIGLPLIKVQHHYAHIVSCMAENDYKDPVIGVSFDGTGYGTDGTIWGGEILKADYNGFERLSSIKPFFQIGGDVSSREGWRIAVSMIYGIYKDRAKAFEIARKLKLCDEENFNVQCIMADSKINSVVSTSAGRLFDAVSAVLNIRKQSSFEGEASTALEFAAESYGEKDTAEISYTNNFDDTYENSDGRIVMQTDLLFKDIVEGILNGGNSQMLAYLFHVRLSEMITSACILASQKTKIKTIALSGGVYQNQLLLKMSVESLEKSGFKVLTHSLIPPNDGGISLGQAVVAMNYINR, encoded by the coding sequence ATGGATGAGTATAAAACAATACTTATTAGAGTATATGGAATTGTTCAGGGAGTGGGTTTTAGGCCTACAGTAAGTCGTCATGCTGATAAAAATAAAGTATTTGGAAGTGTGTGTAATAAGGGACCATATGTAGAAATATTTGCACAGGGAAACAGTAAAGGTTTAGACGGATTCTTGTATGACTTAAAAAATAATCCACCTAAACGTTCTGAAATACTTAAAATAGATGTGAAAGATGCTCCAAGTTTTAAAAGATTTGATAAATTTGAGATCATAGAAAGTGAGCATGAACACGGAGAGATTTTTGTGTCACCGGATATAGCAATATGCCCTGAATGTAAAAAAGAACTTTTTGATAAAAATGATAGACGATATCTGCACCCCTTTATAAACTGTACATGCTGCGGACCAAGACTCACTATTTTAGATTTAATGCCATATGATCGTGTTCGTACGAGTATGGGAGAGTTTTCAATGTGCAAAAAGTGTGAATATGAGTATACTCACTCAGAAACGAGAAGATATGATGCTCAGCCGGTTTGCTGTAATGAATGTGGACCTGAGGTTTATATAATTGGAAGAAAAGAGAAGGGAAGAGATGCAATTACTTATACCAGGAGAATAATTCATAATGGAGGAATTGTTGCTATAAAGGGTATTGGAGGTTTTCACCTTTGCTGTGATGCTGCAAATGAAAAAGCTGTAGAGCGTCTTAGAAAGCTTAAAAATAGGCCGGCTAAGCCATTTGCAGTTATGATGTGTGATATGGAAACTGTTAAGCGTGAGTGCATTGTAAGTAAGGTTCAGGAAGAAGTATTAGATGGACATCAAAAACCAATAATACTGCTTGGGAAAAATTCTTCTGGAACCCTTAGTAATGGTGTAGCTCCAGGTAATCCAAAAATTGGAGTTATGCTTCCGTATGCACCAATCCAGCTTTTAATATTCAAATATGATGATGATATAGATGTACCGGATTGTCTTGTTATGACAAGCGGCAATATATCAGGAGCACCAATATGCAGAGATGACAGCGATGCAGTAACTGAACTTTCAGGTATGTGTGATGCTATTTTATCACATAACAGGATGATACGTATTCGTGCAGATGATTCAGTTATGGATTTTTTTGATGATAAACCTTATATGATAAGAAGATCAAGAGGATATGCGCCCCTTCCCTGTATGGTTTCGAATGAATTTAAGGGTGAGGTTTTAGCAGTTGGCGGAGAACTTAAAAATACATTCTGTATAGGAAAAAATGATTTGTTTTATCCATCCTCATATGTCGGCGATATGGGAGATTTAAGGACGGTTAAAGCGTTAAAAGAGTCTATTAACAGGATGGAAATTCTTCTTGAAACAAAGCCGGGTATTGTTGCATGTGATATGCATCCAAAGTATAATACTACATTAGTTGCCGAAAGTATTGGGCTGCCTTTAATAAAAGTCCAGCATCATTATGCCCATATTGTATCTTGCATGGCCGAAAATGACTATAAAGATCCGGTTATAGGAGTTTCTTTTGATGGAACTGGCTATGGAACAGATGGCACTATATGGGGAGGCGAGATATTAAAAGCGGATTATAATGGATTTGAAAGACTTTCAAGTATAAAGCCATTTTTCCAAATTGGAGGAGATGTATCTTCGAGAGAGGGATGGAGAATTGCAGTATCTATGATATATGGTATATATAAAGACAGGGCAAAAGCTTTTGAAATTGCAAGGAAACTTAAATTATGTGATGAAGAAAATTTCAATGTTCAATGCATAATGGCTGATAGTAAGATAAATAGTGTTGTTTCTACAAGTGCAGGACGTTTATTTGATGCTGTGAGTGCTGTCTTGAATATTAGAAAGCAGTCATCTTTTGAAGGTGAAGCTTCCACAGCTCTTGAGTTTGCAGCGGAGTCGTATGGAGAAAAGGATACTGCGGAAATTTCTTATACTAATAATTTTGATGATACGTATGAAAACTCAGATGGGCGTATAGTTATGCAGACTGATTTGCTTTTTAAGGATATAGTTGAAGGAATTTTAAATGGAGGAAATTCACAAATGCTTGCGTATCTTTTTCATGTAAGGCTATCAGAAATGATTACATCTGCGTGTATACTTGCATCTCAAAAAACGAAAATTAAAACTATAGCACTGAGCGGTGGAGTGTATCAGAATCAATTGCTGCTGAAGATGAGTGTTGAGTCTTTAGAAAAATCGGGATTTAAAGTCTTAACTCACAGCTTAATTCCTCCAAATGATGGTGGAATATCACTTGGCCAGGCTGTAGTTGCAATGAATTATATAAATAGATGA
- a CDS encoding HypC/HybG/HupF family hydrogenase formation chaperone translates to MCVGLPAKVVKINEGMALIDASGAKREVSAELIDELEPGDYVMVHAGIAIAKITNNDKNETDEIMEEL, encoded by the coding sequence ATGTGTGTGGGATTACCAGCAAAAGTAGTAAAAATAAATGAAGGAATGGCACTTATAGATGCTTCAGGAGCAAAGAGAGAAGTGTCAGCAGAACTTATAGATGAACTGGAACCTGGAGATTATGTTATGGTTCATGCGGGAATTGCCATTGCTAAAATAACTAATAATGATAAGAATGAAACAGATGAAATTATGGAGGAATTGTAG
- the hypD gene encoding hydrogenase formation protein HypD, translating into MHGNEKKTAKEIIESYDGPKIRIMEVCGTHTHEIFRLGIRNIIPNNIELISGPGCPVCVTPVGFIDEAVMLCLKYNATICTFGDLVRVPGSEMNLARARASGGKIKIVYSPIDACEYAKEHPEEQVVFLSVGFETTTPASCLAVKKAKNAGIKNFSLLTANKTMPGAYRVLKDSADAFLYPGHVNAITGTRLCEDLVNEGVSGVITGFTANEIMTAIAFIITKLQEGKSFFKNCYPRVVTRDGSKAAKLIVSDTMESCDSEWRGLGIIKNSGLKLRDKYKEFDARIKFNIKEIKGRSNPACRCGDVLQGKCRPSDCRVFGKGCTPLHPIGACMVSNEGACSAYYQYGGNING; encoded by the coding sequence ATGCATGGCAATGAAAAGAAAACTGCAAAAGAGATTATAGAATCCTATGATGGACCTAAAATTCGTATAATGGAGGTTTGTGGAACTCATACTCATGAAATATTCAGACTTGGTATTAGAAATATTATTCCAAATAATATAGAACTTATATCAGGCCCGGGGTGTCCTGTATGTGTAACTCCTGTTGGATTCATTGATGAAGCTGTTATGTTATGTCTTAAATATAATGCGACGATATGTACTTTTGGAGATCTTGTAAGAGTCCCTGGATCAGAAATGAATCTTGCTAGGGCCAGAGCCAGCGGCGGTAAGATTAAAATAGTGTATTCACCTATTGATGCCTGTGAATATGCAAAGGAACATCCTGAAGAACAGGTGGTATTTTTGTCTGTGGGTTTTGAAACAACAACTCCAGCGAGTTGTCTAGCAGTAAAGAAAGCAAAGAATGCAGGTATTAAAAATTTTTCACTTCTCACAGCAAACAAAACTATGCCTGGGGCATATAGGGTTTTAAAGGATAGTGCAGATGCATTTTTATATCCGGGGCATGTAAATGCAATAACAGGCACACGATTATGTGAAGATCTGGTAAATGAAGGTGTGAGTGGGGTTATAACAGGTTTTACGGCAAATGAAATTATGACAGCGATTGCTTTTATTATAACAAAATTGCAGGAAGGAAAAAGTTTTTTTAAAAACTGTTACCCGAGGGTAGTAACCAGGGATGGAAGTAAAGCTGCTAAGCTTATTGTATCTGATACAATGGAATCTTGTGATTCTGAATGGAGAGGACTTGGAATTATAAAAAATTCAGGTCTTAAATTAAGGGATAAGTATAAGGAATTTGATGCCAGGATAAAATTTAATATAAAAGAGATAAAGGGAAGAAGTAATCCGGCATGCCGCTGTGGCGATGTATTGCAGGGAAAATGCAGGCCATCGGACTGCAGAGTATTTGGAAAAGGCTGCACACCGCTTCATCCTATTGGAGCTTGCATGGTTTCAAATGAAGGTGCATGTTCGGCATATTATCAATATGGAGGAAATATAAATGGATAA
- the hypE gene encoding hydrogenase expression/formation protein HypE: protein MDKTVTLAHGAGGKQTSELINKIFKAHFSNPDLTADDAAVLNFDGGKLAFTTDGFIVSPSEFKGGNIGKLSICGTVNDLSCMGAKPLYLSCAFVIEEGFPMDKLEKIAVAMEKTAKEANVKIVAGDTKVAGKGQVDGVFITTTGIGKILDNVNTSGFNAKPGDAVIVTGDIGRHGCTVLLERNEFGIEADVASDCAPLWDTVKSMLDVSKDIHVIRDATRGGVGTVLYEIAEQSKVGIELDSKNIPVAEGVRGVCGMLGLEPLYLACEGRLVVFAPKDTAEDIVSVLHKGKYSKNAAIIGEVTSDMTGCVVLKTEIGSETLLPQPGGELLPRIC, encoded by the coding sequence ATGGATAAAACAGTTACATTAGCTCATGGAGCTGGAGGAAAACAGACATCAGAACTTATAAATAAAATTTTTAAAGCTCATTTTTCCAATCCTGATTTGACGGCAGATGATGCTGCTGTATTAAATTTCGATGGTGGAAAATTAGCTTTTACTACAGATGGATTTATAGTGTCACCATCGGAATTTAAAGGTGGGAATATTGGAAAATTAAGCATCTGCGGTACAGTAAATGATTTGTCATGTATGGGAGCTAAGCCACTATATTTATCATGTGCATTTGTAATTGAAGAAGGTTTCCCTATGGATAAATTGGAAAAAATAGCAGTAGCTATGGAGAAAACTGCTAAGGAAGCTAATGTTAAAATAGTCGCTGGAGATACAAAGGTTGCCGGGAAAGGGCAAGTTGACGGTGTATTTATAACTACAACTGGTATAGGAAAAATTTTGGATAATGTAAATACTTCTGGATTCAATGCAAAACCTGGTGACGCAGTTATAGTAACTGGTGATATAGGACGACATGGTTGTACAGTTTTGCTTGAGAGGAATGAATTTGGTATTGAAGCAGATGTTGCAAGTGATTGTGCTCCACTTTGGGACACAGTAAAATCGATGCTGGATGTTTCAAAGGATATTCATGTTATAAGGGATGCTACCCGTGGGGGAGTAGGAACTGTATTGTATGAAATAGCAGAACAAAGTAAGGTTGGTATCGAACTTGATTCTAAAAACATACCCGTAGCAGAGGGTGTGAGAGGTGTATGCGGTATGCTTGGTTTAGAACCTCTGTATCTTGCATGCGAAGGCAGACTTGTTGTTTTTGCGCCAAAAGATACCGCAGAGGATATTGTAAGTGTACTTCATAAAGGTAAATATTCAAAAAATGCGGCAATTATTGGTGAAGTAACAAGTGATATGACTGGATGTGTTGTACTAAAAACAGAGATAGGATCGGAAACATTGCTGCCGCAGCCTGGTGGTGAATTACTTCCGAGGATTTGTTAG
- a CDS encoding nitrogenase iron protein NifH has product MIKIAVYGKGGIGKSTTVSNISAALSESGVKVMQIGCDPKADSTVLLHDRVNVNTVLDLVRTNKNNFKLEDMVTVGYNGVICVESGGPTPGLGCAGRGIITALEKLKEKGAYEVYKPDVVIYDVLGDVVCGGFSMPMRRGYADKVFIITSGENMAVHAAANIAVAVENFKNRGYAELGGLILNKRNVKNEYDKVEELARDINSKIIGILDRSGIVQQAEALRKTVIEAFPQSDMAKQYKRLAESILRTCGKEISCL; this is encoded by the coding sequence ATGATAAAGATTGCGGTATATGGAAAAGGTGGAATAGGTAAGTCTACAACAGTTTCTAATATATCTGCAGCACTTTCTGAGAGCGGAGTGAAGGTTATGCAGATAGGATGTGACCCTAAAGCCGATTCTACAGTTTTACTCCATGATAGAGTAAATGTAAACACAGTGCTTGACCTTGTTCGAACAAATAAAAATAACTTTAAACTTGAAGATATGGTGACTGTGGGATATAACGGTGTAATATGTGTGGAATCCGGGGGACCAACTCCCGGACTTGGGTGTGCCGGGAGAGGAATTATAACTGCACTCGAAAAATTAAAGGAAAAGGGTGCATATGAAGTATATAAACCTGATGTTGTAATATATGATGTACTGGGTGATGTTGTATGTGGTGGATTTTCGATGCCTATGCGCAGAGGCTATGCTGATAAGGTATTTATAATAACTTCCGGAGAGAATATGGCAGTTCATGCAGCGGCCAATATAGCAGTGGCTGTGGAAAACTTTAAAAATAGAGGTTATGCAGAACTTGGAGGCCTTATTTTAAATAAAAGAAATGTAAAAAATGAATACGACAAGGTAGAAGAACTTGCCAGGGATATTAATTCGAAAATAATTGGAATTTTAGATCGAAGTGGCATTGTTCAGCAGGCAGAAGCTTTAAGAAAAACAGTAATAGAGGCATTTCCTCAAAGTGATATGGCAAAACAGTATAAAAGACTCGCAGAGAGTATACTGAGGACATGCGGAAAGGAGATATCATGCTTATAA
- a CDS encoding nitrogenase component 1: MLIKVSSHIEETGACIKIKDALFPEPFASGLQYSPPARGTWNIVHIGMLVPESHQIHVCAANCLRGVVLTAEEMGAGDRFSTIAVGEHNVLQGNMEELIIDGVSDIIKKLPGKPRSILIYTACIHHFMGCDIEMIYSNLRNKYPDIDFLECYMDPIMRKSGLTPEQKTKRQIYSALKPKKINRKSINIIGSNIKTDESSELIDTIYKNRYELKDITLCKTYDEYLNMAESFLNIIYFKSALPAGEFLKDKLGQEYLYLPLCYGFDEIADNLNRLNEYLGLPKEDYKKQRLVAKDALKDARELIKNAEISIDYTAVPRPCGLARLLVENGFNVNRIYVDTFIEDDRCDFNWLVKNKPEIKIYATMHAKMCVLDRKCPENSLAIGQKAAYFTENKNFVNIVEGGGMYGFDGIVKLAGLMKEAFIKPKDIKENIQIKGLGCECLL, encoded by the coding sequence ATGCTTATAAAAGTATCTTCACATATTGAAGAAACAGGTGCATGCATTAAAATAAAAGATGCTCTATTTCCTGAACCTTTTGCATCCGGACTTCAATATAGTCCTCCTGCTAGGGGAACCTGGAATATAGTTCACATTGGAATGCTTGTCCCAGAATCACATCAGATACACGTGTGTGCAGCAAATTGTCTTCGGGGAGTTGTTTTAACTGCAGAGGAGATGGGAGCAGGAGATAGATTTTCAACCATAGCGGTTGGGGAGCATAATGTGCTTCAAGGCAATATGGAAGAACTCATAATAGATGGTGTGTCAGATATAATAAAAAAACTTCCAGGGAAACCGCGTTCTATTTTGATATATACTGCATGCATACACCATTTTATGGGGTGCGATATTGAAATGATATACAGTAATCTTAGAAATAAGTATCCCGATATTGACTTTCTGGAGTGCTATATGGATCCAATAATGAGGAAAAGTGGTTTGACGCCGGAGCAAAAAACGAAACGTCAAATATATAGTGCCCTTAAACCTAAGAAAATTAATAGAAAAAGTATAAATATAATTGGAAGTAATATTAAAACTGATGAAAGCAGTGAACTTATAGATACAATTTATAAAAATAGATATGAACTTAAGGATATAACTCTTTGCAAAACTTATGATGAGTATTTAAATATGGCGGAAAGTTTTTTAAATATAATATATTTTAAAAGTGCCTTACCTGCAGGTGAATTTCTTAAAGACAAATTGGGTCAGGAATATTTATACCTCCCTTTATGTTATGGCTTTGATGAGATAGCAGATAACTTGAATAGACTAAATGAATATTTAGGTTTACCAAAAGAGGATTATAAAAAACAAAGGCTAGTGGCAAAGGATGCTTTAAAAGATGCAAGAGAATTGATTAAGAATGCTGAAATTTCAATAGATTATACGGCGGTACCAAGACCTTGTGGACTTGCAAGATTACTTGTAGAGAATGGATTTAATGTTAACAGAATATACGTAGATACATTTATAGAAGATGATAGATGTGATTTTAACTGGCTTGTTAAAAATAAACCGGAAATAAAGATTTATGCTACAATGCATGCAAAAATGTGTGTCCTTGATAGAAAATGTCCTGAAAATAGTCTTGCAATAGGACAAAAGGCAGCTTATTTTACAGAAAATAAAAACTTTGTAAACATAGTAGAAGGCGGAGGAATGTATGGATTTGATGGAATTGTTAAGCTTGCAGGACTTATGAAGGAAGCGTTTATTAAACCTAAGGATATAAAAGAAAACATACAAATTAAAGGATTGGGGTGTGAATGCTTACTATGA
- a CDS encoding nitrogenase component 1, producing the protein MKQSSAFISTYTADVSGVCSALYELGGMTIMHDASGCNSTYSTHDEPRWYDMDSMIYITGLTEMEAIMGDDEKMINDIVDAANELKPKFIAIAGTPIPMMTGTDFHAIAKVIEEKTKIPSFGINTNGMHSYILGAGQAFVEIARCFTVNGLHKIKRGVNILGATPLDYSINGSIDSIKRRLTDAGFKVLSTWAMGSTLDEIKQSGAAEVNIVISSTGLPAAKELQKKFGTPYVIGVPMGKQFTVVIMEALDKAINTGKSQIAYDKRTTCESDAVIIGESIYSESLAAALELAKNMKLKVLCPLETKSNLLLRGDILAEGEDNIMAHLKDVKTVIADPIYRTIIKPDVKFISLPHEAFSGRIYRKNIPNLVNNVNTLSY; encoded by the coding sequence ATGAAACAATCTTCAGCATTTATTTCGACATATACAGCTGATGTATCAGGAGTATGTTCGGCATTATATGAACTTGGTGGAATGACTATTATGCATGATGCATCTGGCTGTAATTCAACATATAGTACTCATGATGAACCACGATGGTATGATATGGACAGTATGATATATATAACGGGACTTACAGAGATGGAAGCCATAATGGGTGATGATGAGAAAATGATAAATGATATTGTGGATGCGGCAAATGAGCTTAAGCCCAAATTTATAGCTATTGCCGGCACTCCAATTCCAATGATGACAGGAACAGATTTTCATGCAATAGCTAAAGTTATTGAGGAAAAAACTAAAATTCCGTCATTTGGGATTAATACAAATGGTATGCATTCATATATTTTAGGAGCAGGACAAGCATTTGTTGAAATAGCCAGGTGTTTTACAGTCAATGGTCTTCATAAAATAAAAAGAGGTGTTAACATACTTGGTGCTACGCCTTTAGATTATTCTATAAATGGAAGTATAGATAGTATTAAACGGAGATTAACTGATGCTGGCTTTAAAGTTTTATCTACATGGGCAATGGGAAGTACCTTAGACGAGATAAAACAATCCGGGGCTGCAGAGGTTAATATAGTTATTTCATCAACAGGACTTCCTGCAGCAAAAGAACTGCAGAAAAAGTTTGGAACTCCTTATGTTATAGGCGTTCCAATGGGAAAACAGTTTACAGTTGTAATAATGGAAGCATTAGATAAGGCAATTAATACAGGAAAATCACAAATTGCATATGACAAACGAACTACCTGTGAAAGTGATGCAGTTATTATTGGCGAAAGTATTTATTCAGAATCATTGGCTGCAGCACTTGAACTTGCAAAGAATATGAAACTTAAAGTTTTATGTCCTCTGGAAACAAAATCTAATTTGTTATTACGAGGAGATATTCTTGCAGAAGGTGAAGATAATATTATGGCACACTTGAAAGATGTGAAAACGGTGATTGCAGACCCTATTTATCGCACTATCATTAAACCTGATGTTAAATTTATATCACTTCCGCATGAAGCTTTTTCGGGAAGAATTTATAGAAAAAATATTCCGAATTTAGTTAATAACGTAAATACATTGTCCTATTAA
- a CDS encoding cell wall-binding repeat-containing protein, with protein sequence MKKTCKILLTFTMTFGLGLSSIATVNASSIGNTQNFNLAGVISDSDNINSMSEKDNNTVSSEKSVDSKAEIKNIRVQVSAVNDGDTDVPPDYPVVIKFDSDIDVVDNSKITLKGGDKNYPVKSSVYDGMLVIEHDDLPYDSSFTLNIEPGAVNNSAGTLYNDKYTVSFNTGKEFNRLQGIDRYATSISVSQKWSSSEYAVLASGEDFADALSAAPLAKEYEAPILLTNPKTLMPNTEAELSRLGVKKVFIIGGNASVSKEIEDKLSAKGIEITRLSGLDRYETSLAVANYIGTDNGEMFVVSGVNFPDALSIASYAAYSQTPIILTDGVKLSEGIQNFVKTHDVNKTHLIGGSGVVSEDVASKLPNAERIGGLDRYETNLKVLENFEFYYGATMFASGQGFADALSGSALAALSNSPIILMDEDMVNRTDITSELAGLKSDVKMKWIIGGEGVIPSSVVYKVFK encoded by the coding sequence ATGAAAAAAACATGCAAAATTTTATTGACTTTTACGATGACTTTTGGTTTAGGACTTAGTAGCATTGCAACAGTAAATGCCAGTAGTATTGGCAATACTCAAAATTTTAATTTAGCGGGGGTTATATCGGATTCAGATAATATTAATAGTATGTCTGAAAAGGATAACAATACTGTATCTTCTGAGAAATCCGTAGACTCTAAAGCAGAAATAAAAAATATAAGAGTACAAGTTTCGGCAGTTAATGATGGAGATACAGATGTACCGCCAGATTATCCTGTAGTTATAAAATTTGACAGTGATATAGACGTAGTTGATAACTCAAAAATCACCTTAAAAGGTGGCGATAAGAATTATCCAGTCAAGAGTTCCGTTTATGATGGAATGCTTGTTATAGAACATGATGATTTACCTTATGACTCTAGTTTTACTTTAAATATAGAACCTGGTGCAGTTAATAACTCTGCAGGTACTTTATATAATGATAAATATACTGTAAGCTTTAATACAGGGAAGGAATTTAACCGTCTTCAAGGCATTGATAGATATGCAACGAGTATAAGTGTTTCACAAAAGTGGTCAAGTTCAGAATATGCAGTACTTGCTTCTGGAGAAGATTTTGCTGATGCTTTAAGTGCAGCTCCACTAGCTAAAGAATATGAGGCACCTATATTATTAACAAATCCAAAGACTCTTATGCCAAACACAGAAGCAGAATTATCCAGATTAGGAGTAAAAAAAGTTTTTATAATTGGAGGAAATGCATCTGTATCAAAGGAAATAGAAGACAAATTATCTGCAAAGGGTATTGAAATTACAAGATTAAGTGGACTTGATAGATATGAAACTTCCTTAGCGGTAGCAAACTATATAGGTACTGATAATGGAGAAATGTTTGTAGTTTCAGGAGTTAATTTCCCAGATGCCTTGTCTATAGCTTCTTATGCAGCATATTCACAAACACCGATTATTTTAACAGATGGTGTTAAATTATCAGAAGGTATACAAAACTTTGTTAAAACTCATGACGTAAATAAAACTCATTTAATAGGAGGCTCGGGAGTTGTTAGTGAAGATGTAGCAAGTAAACTGCCCAATGCTGAAAGAATAGGCGGACTTGACAGATATGAAACTAATCTAAAAGTTCTGGAAAATTTTGAGTTTTATTATGGAGCAACTATGTTTGCCTCTGGACAAGGATTCGCAGATGCTTTATCCGGATCAGCTTTAGCAGCTCTATCAAATAGTCCTATTATTCTTATGGATGAAGATATGGTTAATAGAACGGATATTACTAGTGAATTAGCAGGTTTAAAATCAGATGTAAAAATGAAATGGATTATTGGCGGTGAAGGCGTTATTCCTTCATCTGTAGTGTATAAAGTATTTAAATAG